The [Flavobacterium] thermophilum genome has a segment encoding these proteins:
- a CDS encoding Transposase: MEKQMKAWIQTIRQLFSPEELTRLARKTGFIRRQRSLTAEAFLTLCAWGDGSLAKQSLQRLCAALTLWHGCSLSSEGLNQRFTDRAVAFLREVFFLLLLHQRPLLLSAMETYRTCFTRLRILDSTSFLVPADYGEDYRGSVSSGVKIQFEYDLLSGACLQLCVQSANDSDARFAYHAQHTILPNDLWIRDLGFFSVAALAEIDARGAYYMTRLRSDMKVYIKENGQWKEWDWESLGNQLEEGESVEMEHVYIGHERLYVPRLVFRRLTAEEWQKRMAYVRKKEKRKGKALARQTLEQKKYHILLTNLPQESFDGQQVYELYSLRWQIELLFKAWKSVFDLEKVKEMKKERFECHLYGTLIAILVTQTFLFQARMYWHQKEDIEISERKALDLLQSYWHQLLLRSHMAEINLFSLLSLLRKHAKKGRRKGEETASDILTKLEIW; the protein is encoded by the coding sequence ATGGAAAAACAAATGAAAGCATGGATTCAAACCATTCGTCAACTCTTTTCTCCCGAAGAATTAACCCGTCTCGCACGGAAAACAGGCTTTATCCGGCGGCAGCGTTCGTTAACGGCGGAAGCCTTTCTGACTCTCTGTGCATGGGGAGATGGCTCACTGGCCAAACAGTCGCTTCAGCGGTTGTGTGCGGCCTTGACGCTCTGGCATGGCTGTTCCCTTTCAAGCGAAGGCTTGAATCAGCGTTTTACCGATCGGGCCGTGGCATTTTTGCGAGAAGTGTTTTTCCTTCTCCTCCTGCATCAACGTCCATTGCTTTTGTCAGCCATGGAGACCTATCGAACTTGTTTTACCCGCCTGCGGATTTTGGACTCAACCAGCTTTTTGGTTCCCGCTGACTATGGGGAAGACTATCGAGGTTCCGTTTCGTCGGGGGTGAAAATTCAGTTTGAATATGACTTGTTATCCGGCGCCTGCCTTCAGCTATGCGTTCAATCGGCCAATGACTCGGACGCTCGTTTTGCCTATCATGCCCAGCATACGATTTTACCGAATGACCTATGGATTCGGGATTTGGGCTTTTTCTCCGTTGCCGCACTGGCCGAGATCGACGCCCGCGGAGCGTATTATATGACTCGGCTCCGTTCCGATATGAAAGTGTATATCAAGGAGAATGGCCAGTGGAAGGAATGGGATTGGGAATCCCTTGGGAATCAATTAGAGGAAGGGGAATCAGTGGAAATGGAACATGTGTACATCGGACATGAACGCTTGTATGTTCCACGGTTGGTTTTCCGCCGTCTGACGGCGGAAGAATGGCAAAAACGGATGGCGTATGTGCGGAAAAAGGAAAAAAGAAAAGGGAAGGCGCTGGCACGCCAAACCCTCGAACAAAAGAAATACCACATCTTACTGACGAATTTACCACAAGAGTCGTTTGATGGTCAACAGGTTTATGAGCTCTATTCCCTGCGCTGGCAAATTGAATTGTTGTTTAAAGCCTGGAAATCCGTATTTGATTTGGAGAAAGTCAAGGAGATGAAAAAAGAACGTTTCGAATGCCATTTATACGGGACGTTGATTGCCATTTTGGTCACCCAGACGTTTCTGTTTCAAGCTCGGATGTATTGGCATCAAAAGGAAGACATTGAAATCAGTGAACGGAAAGCGCTCGATCTTCTCCAATCGTATTGGCACCAGTTGCTTTTGCGTTCGCATATGGCGGAAATCAACCTTTTCTCTCTCCTTTCCCTGTTACGAAAACATGCCAAGAAAGGTCGAAGGAAAGGGGAAGAAACGGCATCAGATATCTTAACGAAATTAGAGATATGGTAG
- a CDS encoding FOG: Transposase: MNRLAHHQGIHKFFFTLGLTLQLSKPVIKHLIHIVDALTTKGFSGTLTDIHYWSFHPNHRTTLSHFFTKSPWNEERLLGKLQEWILSQVERLAKRKNQPLFVSIDDTICQKTKPSSRAVHAIQGCDWHYSHKDHQSVWGHSLVWLMVHTFTQAFPFAFRLYDKKAGKSKIDLAIEMLSSLKVKRAQPVYVLMDSWYPSKKLIEACLKQGFHVIAMLKTNRILYPKGIAIQAKQFARYIESKDTRLVTVGQERYRVYRYEGAIHGLDDAVVLLAWKADQPMAPEHLHCILSTDRELGDEDILRYYAQRWTIECFFRQAKDQLKLDGYRVRHIRAVKRYWAVVLLACVYSIAESRQNLSTGLELLRSRKDHSVVEFIYDAAKQDIPIDVIKKQLRIA, translated from the coding sequence ATGAATAGATTAGCACATCACCAAGGAATCCACAAGTTTTTCTTCACGCTGGGGTTGACGCTGCAGCTTTCCAAACCGGTCATCAAGCATCTCATTCATATTGTCGATGCCTTGACCACCAAGGGATTCTCGGGAACATTGACTGATATTCATTACTGGAGCTTTCATCCGAATCATCGAACGACGCTCAGTCACTTTTTCACGAAAAGCCCTTGGAACGAGGAAAGGCTGCTTGGGAAGCTTCAAGAGTGGATCCTTTCCCAGGTCGAACGACTGGCCAAACGGAAGAATCAACCCCTTTTTGTTTCGATTGATGATACGATTTGCCAAAAAACGAAGCCTTCGTCACGGGCTGTGCACGCCATTCAAGGGTGCGACTGGCACTACTCGCATAAAGATCATCAATCGGTCTGGGGGCATTCGCTCGTTTGGCTGATGGTGCACACCTTCACGCAGGCGTTCCCATTTGCGTTCCGCCTGTATGACAAGAAAGCGGGAAAAAGCAAGATCGACCTGGCGATCGAGATGCTTTCCTCGCTCAAGGTGAAGCGGGCTCAGCCGGTGTATGTGCTCATGGATTCGTGGTATCCGTCCAAAAAGCTCATTGAAGCCTGCTTGAAACAGGGATTCCATGTCATCGCGATGCTCAAGACGAACCGGATTCTCTACCCGAAAGGCATCGCCATCCAAGCCAAGCAGTTCGCCCGCTATATCGAGTCCAAAGACACCCGCCTCGTCACGGTGGGGCAGGAGCGTTATCGCGTGTATCGCTATGAGGGGGCCATCCATGGCCTCGATGACGCGGTGGTGCTGCTGGCTTGGAAGGCGGATCAGCCGATGGCGCCGGAACATCTTCATTGCATCTTGAGCACCGACCGGGAACTCGGGGACGAAGACATCTTGCGTTACTACGCCCAGCGCTGGACGATCGAGTGCTTTTTCCGGCAGGCGAAAGATCAACTGAAGCTGGATGGATACCGCGTTCGCCACATTCGGGCGGTGAAACGGTATTGGGCGGTGGTGCTGTTGGCCTGCGTGTACAGCATCGCCGAATCCCGACAAAACCTCTCCACCGGGCTGGAGCTTCTTCGGTCGCGGAAAGACCACAGCGTCGTCGAGTTCATTTATGACGCTGCAAAGCAAGATATTCCCATTGATGTGATCAAAAAACAGCTCCGTATCGCGTAA
- a CDS encoding Transposase, with amino-acid sequence MNVQVKKVYRNDYLNIISALFKKLGLPQLIDHLVPVDPQCQTRVSDAVQAIIYNMFDGRQALVHVERWAQEIDLEKLIRPGLHPSWLNDDALARHLDRLYEAGIHNVISTCLIHIYRKEGLSLRAFHADTTDKTVYGAYESASLEALQITHGYNRHHRWQKQIGFGLVGNEDGIPFYGDVHDGNLPDKTWNPEVLSRVHEQLKQAKIEDEWIYVADSAAMTKDTLAQTKAANAFLITRGPSSLRIVKRALAEADSPHIPWSEPFTLAERNGATYRVWETSSTYEGHPVRLIVVESSALDQRKGKTLEKERTKEAELLREEQARWERHPFSCREDAEQALASLKASLRPRFHRVEAAVEEIVRLKKRRGRPKKGAEPEVETLYFLHLDVEFDQDAWEQARRKASRFVLVTTVPKEWKGQPMDAQEILKLYKGQISVEMNFAFLKDPFFTDEIYVKKPERVAVLGYLFLLALAIYRVFQRRVRQFITPEHPLKGPGGRKLTRPTGQAIFQLFQYVNVVLFKLPDGRIQRSLDRSLTPDQRRILQGLGMDESIYV; translated from the coding sequence ATGAACGTTCAAGTCAAAAAGGTCTATCGTAATGATTATTTGAATATAATAAGTGCCCTATTCAAGAAACTGGGCCTGCCCCAATTGATTGACCATCTCGTTCCCGTTGATCCACAGTGCCAGACTCGAGTCAGCGATGCCGTTCAGGCCATCATCTACAATATGTTTGACGGCCGGCAAGCCCTCGTTCACGTGGAACGATGGGCTCAGGAGATCGATCTAGAGAAACTCATCCGTCCCGGTCTCCATCCTTCCTGGTTGAACGACGATGCGTTGGCTCGTCATCTCGATCGCCTGTATGAGGCTGGCATTCACAACGTCATCAGCACTTGCTTGATTCATATTTATCGAAAAGAAGGCCTTTCCCTCCGAGCCTTTCACGCCGATACGACGGACAAGACGGTTTACGGCGCGTATGAATCGGCCTCGTTAGAGGCCTTACAAATCACACATGGCTACAACCGTCATCATCGTTGGCAAAAACAGATCGGTTTCGGACTGGTCGGCAACGAGGACGGCATCCCGTTTTACGGCGATGTGCACGATGGCAACCTGCCCGATAAAACATGGAATCCCGAGGTGCTGTCTCGTGTCCATGAACAGCTGAAGCAGGCCAAAATCGAAGACGAATGGATTTACGTGGCCGATTCCGCCGCGATGACAAAAGACACTCTGGCGCAAACCAAAGCGGCCAACGCCTTTTTGATCACCCGAGGCCCTTCGTCGCTTCGGATCGTGAAACGGGCATTAGCGGAGGCCGATTCGCCTCACATCCCGTGGAGCGAACCCTTTACCCTGGCGGAGAGAAACGGCGCCACGTACCGGGTATGGGAAACATCCTCCACCTATGAAGGCCACCCCGTTCGGCTGATCGTCGTCGAATCGAGTGCGCTCGACCAGCGAAAAGGAAAGACGCTTGAAAAAGAACGAACCAAAGAAGCGGAGCTTCTTCGCGAGGAACAAGCCCGTTGGGAGCGTCACCCCTTCTCCTGCCGGGAAGATGCCGAACAAGCCTTGGCGTCCCTCAAGGCGTCCCTTCGCCCCCGGTTTCATCGGGTTGAGGCCGCGGTCGAAGAGATCGTACGCCTGAAAAAACGGCGCGGACGGCCGAAAAAAGGGGCGGAACCCGAGGTGGAGACGCTGTATTTCTTGCACCTTGACGTCGAATTCGACCAAGACGCGTGGGAACAGGCGAGACGGAAAGCGTCCCGGTTTGTCCTTGTCACGACCGTTCCGAAGGAATGGAAGGGCCAACCCATGGATGCTCAAGAGATCTTGAAGCTGTATAAAGGGCAGATCTCGGTGGAAATGAACTTCGCTTTTTTGAAAGACCCGTTTTTCACGGATGAGATCTATGTCAAAAAGCCAGAACGAGTTGCGGTATTGGGCTATTTGTTTCTCTTGGCCTTGGCCATTTACCGCGTCTTTCAGCGCCGGGTGCGTCAGTTTATTACTCCAGAACACCCGTTGAAGGGTCCTGGAGGCCGCAAGCTGACCCGGCCGACGGGACAGGCGATTTTTCAGCTGTTTCAATATGTGAACGTCGTCCTGTTCAAGCTGCCGGATGGGCGCATCCAACGCTCACTGGATCGCTCTCTTACCCCTGATCAGCGAAGGATTCTGCAGGGATTGGGCATGGATGAGAGCATCTACGTGTAA
- the dnaA_3 gene encoding Chromosomal replication initiator protein DnaA — MRAEVKEICKALHLAYIADRFEEVRFETKEQFLRDVLALELSCRQEAKQARLIKKAKFRELKWLKDYEWSGHIHWPATTSREELCDLRFLERKQNVLLLGSPGTGKTHLATALGIQACQQGHEVRFFRVADLVAQLEEALKNGTLGRLKRSLDPCELLILDELGYVPFQKQGSELLFHIIADCYERKSVMVTSNLEFGQWNRVFRDNRLTAALVDRLVHHAHILAFTGESYRLRNALSAIQPSSASGLEP, encoded by the coding sequence ATGAGAGCAGAGGTGAAAGAGATTTGTAAAGCGCTGCATTTGGCCTATATCGCAGATCGATTCGAGGAGGTGAGATTCGAAACGAAAGAACAGTTTTTGCGGGATGTATTGGCGCTGGAACTGTCGTGCCGCCAAGAAGCGAAACAGGCTCGGCTGATCAAGAAAGCCAAGTTTCGGGAGTTGAAATGGCTGAAGGATTACGAATGGTCGGGTCATATCCATTGGCCAGCCACGACATCGAGGGAGGAACTGTGTGACCTTCGCTTTTTGGAGCGAAAGCAAAACGTTCTGCTTTTAGGTTCACCTGGAACGGGGAAAACCCATCTCGCCACAGCACTTGGCATTCAGGCGTGCCAACAAGGCCATGAGGTTCGGTTTTTCCGCGTCGCGGATCTTGTCGCCCAGCTGGAAGAGGCGTTGAAAAACGGCACGCTCGGACGGCTGAAACGAAGCCTCGACCCATGCGAACTGTTGATTTTGGATGAACTCGGCTATGTGCCGTTTCAAAAGCAAGGATCGGAACTGTTGTTTCATATTATCGCCGACTGTTACGAGCGAAAAAGCGTCATGGTGACATCGAATCTAGAATTTGGACAGTGGAATCGGGTGTTTAGGGACAACCGTTTGACGGCAGCGTTGGTGGATCGCTTGGTTCACCACGCCCACATCTTGGCCTTTACGGGAGAGAGCTATCGACTGCGGAACGCTCTCTCCGCGATCCAGCCGTCCTCTGCCTCCGGTCTGGAACCTTAA
- the cheW_3 gene encoding Chemotaxis protein CheW: MKCVVIRLSNEYFGINIHQIRSIERLQNITKIPKTISCVKGVKGITNLRGNVIPVVDLRERLSMESTSYTDQTRLVVVTINDTDVGLIVDAANEVLDIQEEQIQPTPTVNGNSIEFLAGIANLENRILILLDIEKLLSSDVVIQLEQLKEMKESLVTS; the protein is encoded by the coding sequence ATGAAATGTGTGGTTATCAGATTATCTAATGAATATTTTGGAATCAATATTCATCAGATTCGTTCTATTGAAAGATTACAAAATATTACAAAAATACCAAAAACTATTTCTTGTGTCAAAGGTGTCAAAGGAATTACAAATCTTCGAGGAAATGTGATTCCAGTAGTTGACCTTCGAGAACGTTTATCGATGGAATCCACCTCCTATACTGATCAAACTCGATTAGTAGTCGTAACAATTAATGACACAGATGTAGGTTTAATTGTTGATGCAGCTAATGAAGTACTTGATATTCAAGAGGAGCAAATTCAGCCTACTCCGACGGTTAATGGCAATAGCATTGAGTTCTTAGCAGGAATAGCCAATTTAGAAAATCGTATTTTGATTCTACTAGATATAGAGAAATTATTAAGCAGTGATGTTGTTATTCAGTTAGAACAACTAAAAGAAATGAAAGAAAGTCTAGTTACTTCGTAG
- a CDS encoding Transposase IS66 family yields the protein MYDRILERAQHRLETMTPLPKKALAFVRRLQKRKEEALRFLREVHVPFDNNQAERDLRMVKVKENISGTFREETFAQSFCIARSIVSTLTKHEKNVWDSLCLLLAGETIDRVLSAT from the coding sequence GTGTATGATCGCATCCTAGAAAGAGCACAACACCGATTAGAAACGATGACGCCTCTTCCGAAAAAAGCACTCGCTTTTGTTCGACGCCTTCAAAAACGAAAGGAAGAAGCGCTGCGTTTCTTACGTGAAGTACATGTTCCCTTTGATAACAACCAAGCCGAACGCGATCTTCGCATGGTCAAAGTCAAAGAGAACATTTCGGGTACGTTTCGCGAAGAAACATTCGCGCAGTCGTTTTGCATCGCAAGAAGCATCGTTTCCACACTGACGAAACACGAAAAAAACGTGTGGGATTCGTTATGTCTTCTGTTGGCAGGCGAAACGATCGATCGAGTTCTTTCCGCTACCTAG
- a CDS encoding Transposase and inactivated derivatives — MLAMPEINRIRKLREKKGLSIAEISRETGYNWRTVKKYADGDISVQPTIKRKKGMIEEEGYGQIIDDWLEEDAKLPRKQRRTNKTMFEALCRDHGFQGSYRTVCAYVQKRRPQLKLEKEQRYERLEHPPGEAQVDFGKMTVVTKEGKEEERSVLIMSFPYSNAAFAYPLPAENSECFLHGLTQLFRQAGGVPKALRIDNLSAAIVSIRKGGERRFTEAFEKFQLYYRFDVQVCNPYSGHEKGNAERKVYYTRNLCFIPAPLMESDPELVEWLHRKMVEDRNRPHYEKGRWIEELWQEEQPELLALPEQDLPIFSLDHAYVNKYGEVMVDGKAFVVHGLSVPNRVLVKKEWNRFVVFSSDGDVHLEAPRPYTNVKREIPWKEIFAEWETKPRVVGHSRYRTYLPEAIRTYLAGPPPQVVARLKGLRALLDRHTLYEIAQWLEESQRWDLAPHEIGVLMEAKHSYYPDKWEESYTPSVLIDYETDLTVYDQRLHPAREGGVQR, encoded by the coding sequence ATGCTGGCAATGCCCGAAATTAATCGTATCAGAAAACTGCGTGAAAAGAAAGGGTTATCGATTGCGGAAATTTCCCGTGAAACGGGATATAACTGGAGAACGGTCAAGAAATACGCAGATGGAGACATTTCTGTCCAACCAACCATCAAACGCAAAAAGGGGATGATTGAGGAAGAAGGGTACGGGCAAATCATTGATGACTGGTTGGAGGAGGATGCCAAGCTGCCGAGAAAACAACGGCGAACGAACAAGACGATGTTTGAAGCGCTTTGTCGTGACCATGGATTTCAAGGCTCGTATCGCACCGTTTGCGCGTACGTGCAAAAACGAAGACCGCAGCTCAAGCTCGAGAAAGAACAGCGCTATGAACGACTGGAGCACCCGCCAGGCGAGGCGCAGGTGGATTTCGGGAAGATGACGGTTGTGACGAAGGAGGGGAAGGAAGAAGAGCGATCGGTTTTGATCATGAGCTTTCCCTATAGCAACGCTGCGTTTGCTTATCCGCTGCCGGCGGAAAACAGTGAATGCTTCCTCCATGGGTTGACGCAGCTGTTTCGTCAGGCTGGGGGAGTGCCAAAGGCATTGCGCATTGACAATTTGTCCGCGGCCATTGTGTCGATTCGAAAAGGGGGAGAACGCCGATTCACCGAGGCTTTTGAGAAATTTCAACTCTACTATCGGTTTGATGTACAAGTGTGCAATCCATACAGTGGACATGAGAAAGGAAATGCGGAGCGAAAAGTCTATTACACTCGCAACCTTTGTTTCATCCCCGCTCCATTGATGGAGTCGGATCCGGAGCTGGTGGAGTGGCTGCATCGCAAGATGGTCGAGGACCGAAACCGTCCTCATTATGAAAAGGGGCGGTGGATCGAGGAACTATGGCAGGAAGAGCAACCGGAGCTGTTGGCGTTGCCGGAACAAGATCTTCCGATCTTCTCCCTCGATCACGCTTACGTGAATAAGTACGGAGAAGTGATGGTGGATGGGAAGGCGTTCGTCGTCCATGGCCTGTCCGTCCCCAACCGGGTGTTGGTGAAGAAAGAATGGAATCGTTTCGTTGTGTTCTCTTCCGATGGAGACGTCCATCTTGAAGCGCCCAGGCCGTATACGAACGTGAAACGCGAAATCCCTTGGAAAGAGATTTTCGCTGAGTGGGAGACCAAACCCCGGGTTGTCGGACATTCCCGCTACCGGACGTACTTGCCGGAGGCGATCCGAACGTATCTGGCTGGCCCCCCGCCCCAGGTGGTGGCCCGTTTGAAAGGACTGCGAGCGCTGTTGGATCGGCACACGCTTTACGAAATCGCCCAGTGGCTCGAGGAGAGTCAGCGATGGGACTTGGCTCCTCATGAAATCGGCGTGTTGATGGAAGCGAAGCACTCCTATTACCCGGACAAGTGGGAAGAATCATACACCCCTTCCGTTCTAATCGACTATGAAACGGATTTAACGGTGTATGATCAACGTCTTCATCCCGCTCGGGAAGGGGGTGTCCAGAGATGA
- the mcpB_4 gene encoding H3 has product MKLKMSYSSWVILLTLIGSEMISYVLNYFLKDNTMVSLATSSVVSILVSFGILHYFLVKPISQLTERAQAIIDGDVSQTVQVEAKGDLEVLARTINNMTESLRNLIIKLQNDSNELANFSNSLSESVNLSMKATEELSAAIQQSSASVQEQSAHIEEIQATIEEINAAIEEINASTQQANSVTEASLKTSQEGVDAVDHVVQRLTLVASASEKLKNTISRLSDESNEITQLVSVITNISDQTNLLALNAAIEAARAGEHGKGFAVVAEEVRKLAEESAKAAKNIIEIVSRNKKSTDEAVSEIDKVRDEVIESQNLADKAKSALSVIMSVTEEINANTTNIAGAVEQEASAIEQLNRAIDSIASAAQQISAGTQELNATVEEQVHTARNLDASSSVLQEMARNLEEVTKGYVVTSDAENK; this is encoded by the coding sequence ATGAAATTAAAAATGTCATATTCAAGTTGGGTTATTTTGCTTACGCTGATCGGTTCTGAAATGATTTCATATGTTTTGAATTACTTTCTTAAAGACAATACGATGGTTTCTTTAGCTACATCATCTGTGGTGTCAATTCTTGTGTCCTTTGGTATTCTCCATTATTTTTTAGTAAAACCGATTTCCCAACTCACCGAACGTGCGCAGGCTATTATAGATGGTGATGTAAGCCAAACAGTTCAAGTCGAAGCGAAAGGCGATCTTGAAGTGCTGGCTAGAACAATAAATAATATGACTGAAAGTTTACGAAATCTCATTATAAAACTTCAAAACGACTCAAACGAATTGGCTAATTTTTCTAATTCATTATCTGAATCTGTAAATCTATCTATGAAAGCAACAGAAGAATTATCTGCAGCCATCCAGCAGAGCTCCGCAAGTGTTCAAGAGCAAAGTGCTCATATTGAAGAAATTCAAGCAACGATTGAAGAGATAAACGCTGCTATTGAGGAAATCAATGCTTCCACACAACAAGCGAATTCTGTCACGGAAGCATCGCTAAAAACTTCACAAGAAGGTGTTGACGCAGTTGATCATGTTGTTCAACGACTAACATTGGTTGCGTCCGCCTCCGAAAAATTAAAAAATACGATTTCAAGACTCAGTGACGAATCTAACGAAATTACACAACTTGTGAGTGTAATTACGAATATTAGTGATCAAACCAATTTACTTGCATTAAATGCAGCGATTGAAGCTGCCCGTGCCGGTGAGCATGGGAAAGGTTTTGCCGTTGTAGCTGAAGAAGTTAGAAAACTAGCTGAAGAAAGTGCAAAAGCTGCAAAAAATATTATTGAAATTGTTAGTCGAAATAAGAAAAGTACAGATGAAGCCGTATCTGAAATCGATAAAGTTAGAGATGAAGTGATAGAGAGTCAAAATTTAGCTGATAAAGCAAAATCAGCCCTCTCCGTTATCATGTCTGTTACCGAAGAAATTAACGCCAATACCACAAATATTGCAGGTGCTGTGGAGCAGGAAGCTTCAGCAATAGAGCAATTAAATCGAGCTATTGATTCCATCGCAAGTGCTGCTCAACAAATTTCGGCTGGAACACAAGAGTTAAATGCGACTGTTGAGGAACAAGTACATACTGCCCGAAATTTAGATGCATCATCAAGCGTACTCCAAGAAATGGCTAGAAATTTAGAAGAAGTTACAAAAGGATATGTTGTTACGAGTGATGCTGAAAACAAATAG
- a CDS encoding Transposase, whose translation METRYLLRLDVEFDQNAWEQARRKASRFVLVTTVPEEWKGQQMDAQEILKLYKGQISVEMNFAFLKDPFFTDEIYVKKPERVAVLGYLFLLALVIYRVFQRRVRQFITPEHPLKGPLEAAS comes from the coding sequence ATGGAGACGCGGTATCTCTTGCGCCTTGACGTCGAATTCGACCAAAACGCGTGGGAACAGGCAAGACGGAAAGCGTCCCGGTTTGTCCTCGTCACGACCGTTCCGGAGGAATGGAAGGGCCAACAAATGGATGCCCAAGAGATCTTGAAGCTATATAAAGGGCAGATCTCGGTGGAAATGAACTTCGCTTTTTTGAAAGACCCTTTTTTCACGGATGAGATTTACGTCAAAAAACCAGAACGGGTCGCAGTATTAGGCTATTTGTTTCTGTTGGCCTTGGTTATTTACCGCGTTTTTCAGCGCCGAGTGCGTCAGTTTATTACTCCAGAACACCCGTTGAAGGGTCCTCTGGAGGCCGCAAGCTGA